A stretch of Armatimonadota bacterium DNA encodes these proteins:
- a CDS encoding LptA/OstA family protein, translating into MQIRADAFRYDRRTRVLVATGNVVLTFEDVTIHSDALIANLETGEVTAEGGVRLRVGTQEATADLLTYNLRTRLGTLHQARAQVTSPMVLGPVHLRAQRLEGVLDRTVSIRQGFVTTCDADDPLVYLTADEIAVFLTDKVVGRRVSLWLAGRRILTLPAFIIFLRERQETRFFPVVGYSPAEGWFVKTRTTYFVNEAHWGSVLADYMERLGIGLGVEHVYRLGGGRGQGNAVVYRLANRQTDGTDWRVILNHAQELTPALRLGLFGDYTLRAPGGTPPPPATSDLYTALDLNYRTPRSTTFLYATHTSASLGPTHSLTGTLVHTQSLSPTLSGEAVLTFTRAAGTAGVDDELLPRLVLRHAGPNFSAALVAETRWDLDGAAFPADQRYTLERLPELTVALAPVPLGRSPFILQVEGGVGRFREHNVTPSSLTDAVRADALLTLSGPLPVAGGTLFLRAFGRTSWYTTGDLRLFTGGRVEYLRPLSPVLELRGAYTAQGVAGRSPFLFDQIAGTFSFGEASLTYRTPGLFARASVTYDFLTRQPGSVVAQAVVLPRPEWTVALAASYSPTLGRLERVEASLDLRLSPQWQVQYLGFYDGTTGQVFHDRLTVTRIFCDCLAVSLSYLGVRGEIWLETWLTAIPWGRGRIGLGQSGLLFDQPLPFPGSP; encoded by the coding sequence GTGCAGATCCGCGCCGATGCCTTCCGCTACGACCGCCGCACGCGCGTGCTGGTGGCCACGGGGAACGTCGTCCTCACCTTCGAGGACGTGACCATCCACAGCGACGCCCTCATCGCCAACCTTGAGACCGGAGAGGTGACCGCGGAGGGAGGCGTCCGCCTGCGAGTCGGCACGCAGGAGGCCACCGCCGACCTCCTCACCTACAACCTGCGGACCCGCCTGGGGACGCTGCACCAGGCCCGCGCCCAGGTGACCAGCCCGATGGTGCTCGGCCCCGTCCACCTGCGCGCCCAGCGGCTGGAGGGCGTGCTCGACCGCACCGTCTCCATCCGCCAGGGCTTCGTCACCACCTGCGACGCTGACGACCCGCTCGTCTACCTGACGGCGGACGAGATCGCCGTCTTCCTCACCGACAAGGTGGTCGGCCGGCGCGTCTCACTGTGGCTGGCCGGGCGGCGGATCCTCACGCTGCCGGCGTTCATCATCTTCCTGCGCGAGCGGCAGGAGACCCGCTTCTTCCCGGTGGTCGGCTACAGCCCGGCCGAGGGGTGGTTCGTGAAGACCCGGACCACCTACTTCGTGAACGAGGCCCACTGGGGGTCCGTGCTGGCCGACTACATGGAGCGGCTGGGGATCGGCCTCGGCGTCGAGCACGTCTACCGGCTGGGCGGCGGGCGGGGCCAGGGCAACGCCGTCGTCTACCGCCTGGCCAACCGCCAGACCGACGGGACCGACTGGCGGGTGATCCTCAATCATGCCCAGGAGCTCACCCCCGCGCTGCGCCTGGGCCTCTTCGGCGACTACACCCTGCGCGCGCCGGGCGGGACCCCGCCCCCGCCGGCCACCAGCGACCTCTACACGGCGCTCGACCTCAACTACCGCACCCCGCGCTCGACGACCTTCCTGTACGCGACGCACACCAGCGCGTCCCTCGGCCCGACCCACAGCCTGACGGGGACGCTGGTCCACACGCAGAGCCTCTCGCCGACACTGAGCGGCGAGGCGGTCCTCACCTTCACACGCGCGGCGGGGACGGCAGGCGTGGACGACGAGCTCCTGCCGCGCCTGGTGCTGCGCCACGCCGGCCCAAACTTCTCTGCGGCTTTGGTGGCCGAGACCCGCTGGGACCTGGACGGTGCGGCTTTTCCCGCCGACCAGCGCTACACGCTGGAGCGGCTGCCGGAGCTGACCGTGGCGCTGGCGCCCGTCCCCCTGGGGCGGTCACCCTTCATCCTGCAGGTGGAGGGCGGGGTGGGCCGGTTCCGCGAGCACAACGTCACGCCCTCGAGCCTGACCGACGCGGTGCGGGCCGACGCGCTGCTGACCCTCAGCGGGCCGCTGCCGGTGGCGGGTGGGACGCTCTTCCTGCGCGCCTTCGGCCGGACGAGCTGGTACACCACCGGCGACCTGCGCCTCTTCACCGGAGGCCGGGTCGAGTACCTCCGCCCGCTCAGCCCCGTCCTGGAGCTGCGCGGGGCTTACACCGCTCAGGGTGTGGCCGGACGGAGCCCCTTTCTGTTCGACCAGATCGCCGGGACGTTCAGCTTCGGCGAAGCCAGCCTCACCTACCGGACCCCGGGGCTCTTTGCCCGCGCGTCGGTCACCTACGACTTCCTGACCCGGCAACCGGGCAGCGTGGTGGCCCAGGCGGTCGTCCTGCCGCGGCCCGAGTGGACGGTGGCGCTGGCCGCCAGCTACAGCCCGACGCTGGGCCGGCTGGAGCGCGTCGAGGCCAGCCTGGACCTGCGCCTCAGTCCCCAGTGGCAGGTGCAGTACCTGGGCTTCTACGATGGGACCACGGGGCAGGTCTTCCACGACCGCCTGACGGTGACGCGCATCTTTTGCGACTGTCTGGCCGTGAGCCTCTCCTACCTGGGGGTGCGAGGGGAGATCTGGCTGGAGACCTGGCTCACCGCCATCCCCTGGGGGCGGGGGCGCATCGGGCTGGGGCAGAGCGGCCTGCTCTTCGACCAGCCGCTGCCCTTCCCGGGCAGCCCCTGA
- a CDS encoding S8 family serine peptidase, whose translation MARPNEFLVKFRPGVMPGEAANLNARVGTQEIRRLLKGRIALVRAVSATPDTVLSSYRGHAAVEYAEPNYYRYLLSTPPRRPLAVPNDPFYSFQWHYSNIGTEAAWDVTTGSALVVVAVIDTGILFGHADLNGVTVAGFDFVDDDTNPADPGCPGPSDVSHGSHVSGTIAAATNNATGVAGVNWGGPSRTRIMPLRVFGNIGGSCTATSADVIDAIEYAADHSARVINMSFGGPGFSQAEQDAVNYAYGLGVTLVAAAGNDNVDLGASPVYPACYANVIAVAATTITNTKAPYSNFGSCIDLSAPGGDVNTDLNGDGEPDGILSTSGTPATPTQYWWFDGTSMASPHVAGVAALLLSKGVTGAAMIQNVLQSTATDLGTSGYDTTFGWGKVNAAAAVGASVSTNPMLAFTGDLSGSTITVGSDQVGVASDGTFVITNAQSGTHTVFAWQDTNANGIIDAGDLYGTAPGVVIFPGTTTSGVMVSVSERPSGSPPINLAARRGAPLP comes from the coding sequence ATGGCGAGGCCCAATGAGTTCCTGGTCAAGTTCCGACCTGGAGTCATGCCTGGCGAGGCCGCCAACCTGAACGCCCGGGTAGGAACCCAGGAGATCCGGCGACTGCTGAAAGGGCGCATTGCGCTCGTCCGGGCAGTTTCAGCAACTCCCGATACAGTGCTCAGCAGCTATCGCGGCCACGCCGCCGTCGAGTACGCTGAGCCAAACTACTACCGCTATCTCCTGTCGACCCCACCGCGTCGTCCTCTTGCGGTTCCCAACGATCCCTTCTACTCGTTCCAGTGGCACTACTCCAACATCGGCACCGAAGCTGCTTGGGACGTCACGACCGGAAGTGCGTTGGTCGTGGTGGCCGTCATCGACACTGGGATCCTCTTCGGCCACGCGGACCTCAACGGGGTCACCGTGGCCGGCTTCGACTTCGTGGACGACGATACGAACCCGGCAGATCCCGGGTGCCCGGGCCCCTCCGATGTTAGTCATGGATCGCACGTTTCGGGCACGATCGCAGCTGCGACCAATAACGCGACCGGCGTGGCCGGTGTCAACTGGGGCGGCCCGAGTCGAACTCGCATTATGCCTCTGCGTGTCTTCGGGAACATCGGTGGATCCTGCACGGCGACGAGCGCCGATGTCATCGACGCCATCGAGTACGCAGCCGATCACAGCGCTCGTGTCATCAACATGAGCTTCGGCGGACCCGGATTCAGCCAGGCGGAACAGGACGCCGTCAATTACGCCTACGGGCTCGGGGTAACCCTGGTGGCCGCGGCGGGCAACGACAATGTGGACCTGGGGGCCTCACCCGTGTACCCCGCGTGCTATGCAAACGTGATCGCCGTCGCCGCGACCACGATCACCAACACGAAGGCTCCCTATTCGAACTTTGGCTCCTGCATCGACCTGTCGGCTCCGGGAGGGGACGTCAATACCGATCTGAATGGTGACGGCGAGCCCGATGGCATCTTGAGCACCAGTGGAACCCCTGCGACGCCCACGCAGTACTGGTGGTTCGACGGCACTTCGATGGCATCTCCCCATGTCGCCGGGGTGGCTGCCCTCCTACTGAGCAAGGGCGTCACGGGGGCCGCGATGATTCAGAACGTCCTGCAGAGCACCGCGACCGACCTCGGGACTTCCGGATACGACACCACGTTTGGCTGGGGGAAGGTCAACGCCGCGGCCGCCGTCGGCGCATCCGTCAGCACCAACCCCATGCTTGCCTTTACCGGAGACCTGAGCGGGTCGACCATTACGGTTGGCAGTGACCAGGTGGGGGTCGCCTCTGATGGAACCTTCGTCATCACCAACGCGCAGTCAGGGACGCACACGGTCTTCGCGTGGCAAGACACCAACGCCAACGGCATCATCGATGCCGGAGACCTCTATGGGACGGCGCCTGGCGTCGTGATCTTCCCGGGCACGACGACCTCGGGCGTCATGGTGTCCGTCTCTGAGCGCCCCTCTGGTTCACCGCCGATCAACCTGGCTGCCCGGCGCGGAGCCCCGCTCCCGTAA
- a CDS encoding LptF/LptG family permease codes for MLTTRSTVPIADRYIVREILPPFLLGVGGFVVLLFGDILYTLAEFIASGRITLQALGRLLAYKLPAIMVITFPVSTLFGVLLGLGRLARDRELQAMRLAGMSLGRLFAPVLAFALAMAAVTFLTNEYFAPWANHQANTPVRRAAFGEAFPQVREQVFFRAPGNRFFYVERVDDAERRLQNVMVYEVTPPLPRLITARQARWDDRTWHLRDGVVREFDPEGFTRYEARFDEMRILVNLPGGIFFAGQKTPDEMTAAELRQYLAAFGREAPPRFAIELHRKFAIPAASVVFALVAAPLSLLGAQGGRFIGVGMSVVLLFLYYAVMSSARAMGAAGALSPLLAAWLPNLLFAAGGLVIWARQDRWLRRVPPVPKVSTVGAPS; via the coding sequence GTGCTGACGACGCGGTCCACCGTGCCCATCGCCGACCGGTACATCGTCCGGGAGATCCTGCCGCCCTTCCTCCTGGGCGTGGGCGGGTTCGTCGTGCTCCTCTTCGGCGACATCCTCTACACGCTGGCCGAGTTCATTGCCTCGGGGCGCATCACCCTCCAGGCGCTGGGGCGCCTGCTGGCCTACAAGCTGCCGGCCATCATGGTGATCACCTTCCCCGTCTCCACCCTCTTCGGGGTGCTGCTGGGGCTGGGGCGGCTGGCGCGCGACCGCGAGCTGCAGGCGATGCGCCTGGCCGGGATGAGCCTGGGCCGGCTCTTCGCCCCGGTGCTGGCCTTCGCGCTGGCCATGGCCGCGGTGACCTTCCTCACCAACGAGTACTTCGCCCCCTGGGCCAACCACCAGGCCAACACCCCGGTGCGGCGCGCCGCCTTCGGGGAGGCCTTCCCCCAGGTGCGGGAGCAGGTCTTCTTCCGCGCGCCCGGCAACCGCTTCTTCTACGTCGAGCGGGTGGACGACGCGGAGCGGCGGTTGCAGAACGTCATGGTCTACGAGGTGACCCCGCCGCTGCCGCGCCTGATCACGGCGCGCCAGGCCCGCTGGGACGACCGCACCTGGCACCTGCGGGACGGCGTCGTGCGCGAGTTCGACCCGGAGGGGTTCACCCGCTACGAGGCGCGCTTCGACGAGATGCGCATCCTGGTGAACCTCCCCGGCGGGATCTTCTTCGCCGGGCAGAAGACCCCCGACGAGATGACCGCCGCCGAGCTGCGCCAGTACCTGGCCGCCTTCGGCCGGGAGGCGCCGCCCCGCTTCGCCATCGAGTTGCACCGGAAGTTCGCCATCCCCGCCGCCAGCGTGGTCTTCGCCCTGGTGGCGGCGCCGCTCAGCCTGCTGGGCGCGCAGGGCGGGCGCTTCATCGGGGTGGGGATGAGCGTGGTGCTGCTCTTCCTGTACTACGCCGTGATGTCGAGCGCGCGGGCGATGGGGGCAGCCGGGGCCCTCTCGCCGCTGCTGGCGGCCTGGCTGCCGAACCTGCTCTTCGCCGCAGGGGGCCTCGTGATCTGGGCGCGGCAGGACCGGTGGCTGCGGCGGGTGCCGCCCGTCCCCAAGGTGAGCACCGTTGGCGCGCCCTCCTGA
- a CDS encoding cobalamin-binding protein, translating to MPELRIVSLLPSATEIVCALGLADALVGISHDCDYPPEVLDRPVLSQAVVGPELPSGAIEEAIRGQVHRGLSVYHLDADALAALRPTLILTQELCRVCAPSYTLVREAARILEGEVRLVSLEPRTLAEIIETIRLVGELTDRRGQAEALVGQLRARLDAVRAQVAGRPRPRVACLEWLDPLYAAGHWVPEMVEAAGGEDVLGRPGEHARVVAWDAVRAAAPEALVLMPCGFDVSRTRREAALVARRAGWGEVPAVPAGRVYAVNGSAFFNRPGPRIVRGVEILAGLLHPEAAPAPEPGEGERLDLAALGAAARQGSGV from the coding sequence ATGCCGGAGCTGCGGATCGTCTCCCTCCTGCCCAGCGCCACGGAGATCGTCTGCGCGCTGGGGCTGGCCGACGCCCTGGTGGGGATCTCCCACGACTGTGACTACCCGCCGGAGGTCCTGGACCGTCCCGTCCTGAGCCAGGCGGTCGTCGGGCCCGAGCTGCCCAGCGGGGCGATCGAGGAGGCGATCCGCGGTCAGGTCCACCGGGGCCTCAGCGTCTACCACCTCGACGCAGACGCGCTGGCCGCCCTGCGCCCCACCCTCATCCTCACCCAGGAGCTGTGCCGCGTGTGCGCCCCCTCCTACACGCTCGTGCGCGAGGCGGCGCGCATCCTGGAGGGGGAGGTCCGCCTGGTCTCGCTGGAGCCGCGCACGCTGGCCGAAATCATCGAGACCATCCGCCTGGTCGGTGAGCTCACCGACCGACGGGGGCAGGCCGAGGCCCTCGTGGGGCAGCTGCGCGCCCGCCTCGACGCCGTGCGGGCGCAGGTGGCCGGTCGCCCCCGACCACGGGTGGCCTGCCTGGAGTGGCTTGACCCGCTCTATGCGGCAGGGCACTGGGTACCCGAGATGGTGGAGGCCGCAGGGGGGGAGGACGTGCTGGGCCGTCCCGGCGAGCACGCCCGCGTGGTCGCCTGGGATGCCGTGCGCGCGGCCGCTCCCGAGGCGCTGGTGCTGATGCCCTGCGGCTTCGACGTGTCCCGCACGCGCAGAGAGGCCGCCCTGGTGGCCCGTCGGGCGGGCTGGGGAGAGGTGCCGGCGGTGCCGGCAGGACGGGTCTACGCGGTGAACGGGTCGGCCTTCTTCAACCGGCCCGGTCCGCGCATCGTGCGCGGGGTGGAGATCCTGGCCGGGCTCCTCCACCCGGAGGCCGCACCGGCCCCCGAGCCGGGGGAGGGGGAGCGCCTGGACCTCGCCGCCCTTGGGGCCGCCGCCAGACAGGGGAGCGGGGTATAG
- a CDS encoding Ig-like domain-containing protein has product MTLPRITLCVLAAAVLTACGSLSGLPPLTPAADATPPTVTATVPQRDGTIPADAQISVTFSKAMNTRSVTVAAEPAVTFAPAEWSADERTVTVRPQNPLNPGTRYTVTVSGRDRAGNTLAPFTWSFTAGPPAARAGTGQARLRDRVEVRADERLFTLFAALNAAGYDEGLRESGAVRQAVRDRLGDLPLRVVEPVRRYREEHPLPLEAYVRSTLTLGAPPGFAEQRALRGLEGWGRVLADFYKAAGVADLWKAQAEAHQQAAAALAGDGLALMGRTLDYLRAGDAPRERLVLVPNLLDAPGRGYLVPLDDVVVFVLGSVGPPDSVTLVTLTARLVLGTLRPEAAAEVQRTSPLFDLVRETAQRHGYQEWAAVIQESLVAAVTARLVLPPDQRAAFLRRHYDRGLILVDHFATELERYERDTAPLAEFLPSLLRTVNLDEQRRLFAERRR; this is encoded by the coding sequence ATGACGTTGCCGCGCATCACCCTATGCGTCCTTGCCGCGGCGGTTCTGACCGCCTGCGGCAGCCTGAGCGGCCTACCTCCCCTTACCCCCGCCGCCGACGCCACTCCTCCCACCGTCACGGCGACCGTCCCCCAGCGTGACGGGACCATCCCGGCCGACGCCCAGATCTCGGTCACCTTCAGCAAGGCCATGAACACCCGCAGTGTGACGGTCGCCGCCGAGCCGGCCGTCACCTTCGCCCCGGCGGAGTGGTCGGCCGACGAGCGGACTGTCACCGTGCGCCCGCAGAACCCGCTCAACCCCGGCACCCGGTACACCGTCACGGTGAGCGGCCGCGACCGGGCCGGGAATACCTTGGCCCCCTTCACCTGGTCGTTCACCGCCGGGCCGCCGGCCGCCCGGGCCGGGACCGGTCAGGCACGCCTGCGCGACCGGGTGGAGGTGCGGGCGGACGAGCGCCTCTTCACCCTCTTTGCGGCCCTCAACGCCGCCGGCTATGACGAGGGGCTCCGGGAGTCGGGGGCCGTCCGCCAGGCCGTGCGGGACAGGCTCGGGGACTTGCCGCTCCGCGTGGTCGAGCCCGTGCGCCGGTACCGCGAGGAGCACCCCCTGCCCCTGGAGGCCTACGTCCGCTCCACCCTTACGCTGGGCGCCCCGCCGGGGTTCGCCGAGCAGCGCGCCCTCCGGGGCCTGGAGGGCTGGGGGCGGGTGCTGGCCGACTTCTACAAGGCCGCCGGGGTGGCGGACCTCTGGAAGGCCCAGGCCGAGGCTCACCAGCAGGCGGCCGCCGCGCTCGCCGGTGACGGCCTGGCACTCATGGGCCGCACCCTCGACTACCTGCGGGCCGGCGACGCCCCGCGGGAGCGGCTGGTGCTCGTGCCGAACCTCCTGGACGCGCCGGGCCGCGGCTACCTCGTGCCGCTCGACGACGTGGTGGTCTTCGTCCTGGGCTCCGTCGGCCCGCCCGACTCAGTCACGCTCGTGACCCTCACCGCCCGGCTGGTCCTGGGGACTCTCCGGCCCGAGGCGGCGGCCGAGGTGCAGCGCACCAGCCCGCTCTTTGACCTGGTCCGCGAGACGGCACAGCGCCACGGCTACCAGGAGTGGGCGGCCGTCATCCAGGAGAGTCTCGTGGCCGCGGTCACGGCCCGACTGGTCCTGCCCCCCGACCAGCGCGCGGCCTTCCTGCGCCGCCACTACGACCGGGGGCTCATCCTGGTGGACCACTTCGCCACGGAGCTCGAGCGGTACGAGCGCGATACCGCCCCGCTGGCGGAGTTCCTGCCCAGCCTGCTGCGGACGGTGAACCTGGACGAGCAGCGCCGCCTCTTCGCCGAGCGGCGGCGGTAG
- the lptC gene encoding LPS export ABC transporter periplasmic protein LptC produces the protein MAGLVAAALAAGAYLGWSVAWSRRAPAPVAVVPTPAATPAPPGVAIRGAALVLRHQGKRQVEVRADRVEVSADARLARFRGIRQATLYRDGAPALHLRAREIVLDRATDDFTVLGDLEITTPQGDRMRAPEARWSAARRTLTFPRGVDVTIGGHRVRAGRLVVDLSLETLHLEGGVDVTFALSGPLPLGLPR, from the coding sequence GTGGCCGGCCTGGTGGCCGCCGCGCTGGCCGCGGGCGCCTACCTGGGCTGGTCGGTCGCCTGGTCCCGCCGCGCCCCGGCACCGGTGGCCGTCGTGCCGACGCCCGCCGCCACGCCCGCCCCGCCGGGCGTGGCTATCAGGGGTGCGGCGCTGGTCCTGCGCCACCAGGGGAAGCGGCAGGTGGAGGTGCGGGCGGACCGGGTGGAGGTCAGCGCGGACGCGCGGCTTGCACGCTTCCGGGGGATCCGCCAGGCCACCCTGTACCGCGACGGGGCCCCGGCCCTGCACCTGCGCGCGAGGGAGATCGTACTCGACCGGGCCACGGACGACTTCACGGTGCTGGGCGACCTCGAGATCACCACCCCTCAGGGGGACCGCATGCGGGCGCCGGAGGCGCGCTGGAGCGCGGCCCGCCGGACTCTCACCTTCCCCCGGGGGGTGGACGTGACCATCGGGGGACACCGCGTGCGAGCGGGCCGCCTGGTGGTCGACCTCTCCCTGGAGACGCTGCACCTCGAGGGCGGCGTGGACGTCACCTTCGCCCTCTCGGGTCCGCTGCCCCTGGGGCTCCCGCGGTGA
- a CDS encoding LptA/OstA family protein, giving the protein MRGAPLRALGLVVAATLAVAVPAAARRSLAGPVAAASAAPGPTATPRPTPNPSATATPPVQVGRLRADRVRYDARARVFTAEGRVRLTLGAVEIRAERVRLDQRVQVATAHGGVVVQQARTTLTAETVRYEVRTRLAQAEGRVVVAQGEGTLRAGRVRFALDTQVTQASGGVTVTRGDLEVQAPSLTHDGRTDEVTAAGGVRLRQGGSTLTGERLAANLRARRAEVVGRARLVRPGAPAPGGDATVDALAREETTITAERMRFRWDTPEAEALGEVEVRQRDRTARAARGRYSEADGRLVLEGDVVVEGLTGDLFLPEGERPADPETRRTLAAPARLACDRLTLLLGPRDMEAEGRVRVTQGARQATGDRARYTHRDRRVVVTGNVHLQDEDGNRLRADRVVIALQEETFEALGNVQTEFKVRRGR; this is encoded by the coding sequence GTGAGAGGGGCACCGCTGCGCGCCCTCGGGCTCGTCGTCGCCGCCACGCTGGCCGTCGCCGTTCCAGCCGCGGCCCGACGGTCCCTCGCCGGCCCGGTGGCCGCTGCGTCGGCTGCGCCGGGGCCGACCGCCACCCCACGGCCCACCCCCAATCCGTCCGCGACCGCGACGCCGCCGGTCCAGGTGGGCCGGCTCCGTGCCGACCGGGTCCGCTACGACGCCCGGGCACGCGTCTTCACGGCCGAAGGACGGGTGCGCCTCACCCTGGGCGCGGTGGAGATCCGAGCGGAGCGCGTGCGCCTCGATCAGCGGGTCCAGGTGGCGACCGCGCACGGTGGCGTGGTCGTGCAGCAGGCACGGACCACGCTCACGGCGGAGACCGTGCGCTACGAGGTCCGCACGCGCCTGGCCCAGGCCGAGGGCCGCGTCGTGGTGGCGCAGGGTGAGGGGACGCTGCGCGCCGGACGGGTGCGCTTCGCCCTGGACACGCAGGTCACGCAGGCCTCCGGGGGGGTGACGGTCACCCGGGGCGACCTGGAGGTGCAGGCCCCCTCGCTCACCCACGACGGCCGCACCGACGAGGTGACGGCTGCAGGCGGGGTGCGGCTGCGTCAGGGCGGGAGTACCCTGACCGGAGAACGCCTCGCCGCCAACCTGCGGGCGCGGCGCGCCGAGGTGGTCGGCCGCGCTCGGCTGGTGCGTCCCGGCGCACCGGCCCCGGGCGGCGATGCCACCGTGGACGCCCTCGCGCGCGAGGAGACCACCATCACCGCCGAGCGGATGCGCTTCCGCTGGGACACGCCGGAGGCCGAGGCGCTCGGGGAGGTGGAGGTGCGGCAGCGGGATCGCACCGCCCGCGCGGCCCGCGGGCGCTACAGCGAGGCGGACGGCCGCCTCGTGCTGGAGGGGGACGTGGTGGTGGAGGGCCTCACCGGTGACCTGTTCCTGCCGGAAGGCGAGCGCCCGGCCGACCCGGAGACGCGCCGCACCCTGGCCGCCCCGGCGCGGCTGGCCTGCGATCGCCTCACCCTGCTCCTCGGGCCGCGGGACATGGAGGCCGAGGGACGGGTGCGCGTGACCCAGGGCGCCCGGCAGGCCACCGGCGACCGCGCCCGCTACACCCACCGCGACCGGCGGGTGGTGGTGACCGGGAACGTGCACCTGCAGGACGAGGACGGCAACCGGCTGCGCGCCGACCGTGTCGTCATCGCCCTGCAGGAGGAGACGTTCGAGGCCCTCGGCAACGTGCAGACGGAGTTCAAGGTCCGGCGCGGTCGCTAG
- a CDS encoding twin-arginine translocation signal domain-containing protein, whose amino-acid sequence MADGREERIWVQVADGRWRRLTRREFLKRAAGAAAVAGLGPYVLTERAAAQPVTLRILQWRHFVPPYDEWFDRVFAPRWGEKNNVRVVVEHIGLAEIPAVAAGEASRVAAGADPGHDLIQHLTPPAALENQVDTALHQEVIEELKRRAGTYIPLAEKSTYNPVTRKYFGVSDNFVPDPIHYRADLWRQVSARLTGEQRVPLRGPITWEDIRKAGRELKRLGHPVGLGLSQEIDTGMWLRALMYSWGTSEQDEGGNVVLDVPPFRQRTLDALRFVKALYEETMFPGVFAWTAASNNEEFLAGRISIAANAISIARSAQALAAAAIRRGENPNQSPAVQFARNTWITERAPRGPEGARGLEHVMGVYTLWRNRPRPVRDAARKFLIDLVLSYDPDVAAREGWPPGKFHASQAYDYPTFLNAIPKAKRLAYLRDDPVSKAAGDRKDKLVTIETAYEWAHNVGWPGPSSAAIDEVFNTWIINTMFARVAQGVDTPEQALAAAAAQIRRVFAKWRDQGLVGGRR is encoded by the coding sequence ATGGCAGACGGGCGCGAGGAGCGCATCTGGGTGCAGGTGGCCGACGGACGCTGGCGCCGGCTCACCCGTCGGGAGTTCCTCAAGCGCGCGGCGGGCGCCGCGGCGGTGGCCGGGCTGGGGCCGTACGTCCTCACGGAGCGGGCGGCGGCCCAGCCGGTGACGCTGCGCATCCTGCAGTGGCGCCACTTCGTCCCGCCCTACGACGAGTGGTTCGACCGCGTCTTCGCCCCCCGCTGGGGCGAGAAGAACAACGTGCGCGTGGTCGTGGAGCACATCGGCCTGGCGGAGATCCCCGCCGTGGCCGCTGGCGAGGCGTCGCGGGTGGCCGCCGGCGCCGACCCCGGCCACGACCTCATCCAGCACCTCACCCCGCCGGCGGCCCTGGAGAACCAGGTGGACACGGCCCTGCACCAGGAGGTCATCGAAGAGCTGAAGCGCCGGGCCGGGACCTACATCCCGCTGGCGGAGAAGAGCACCTACAACCCGGTGACCCGCAAGTACTTCGGCGTCTCCGACAACTTCGTCCCCGACCCGATCCACTACCGGGCCGACCTGTGGCGGCAGGTCTCCGCCCGCCTCACCGGGGAGCAGCGGGTGCCGCTGCGCGGGCCCATCACCTGGGAGGACATCCGCAAGGCCGGCCGGGAGCTGAAGCGCCTGGGCCACCCGGTGGGGCTGGGGCTCTCCCAGGAGATCGACACCGGCATGTGGCTGCGGGCGTTGATGTACTCCTGGGGTACCTCGGAGCAGGATGAGGGCGGCAACGTCGTCCTGGACGTCCCGCCCTTCCGCCAGCGCACGCTGGACGCGCTGCGCTTCGTGAAGGCGCTCTACGAGGAGACGATGTTCCCCGGGGTCTTCGCCTGGACCGCCGCCTCCAACAACGAGGAGTTCCTGGCCGGGCGGATCTCCATCGCCGCCAATGCCATCTCCATCGCCCGCTCGGCCCAGGCGCTGGCCGCCGCCGCCATTCGCCGGGGCGAGAACCCCAACCAGTCGCCGGCGGTGCAGTTCGCCCGCAACACCTGGATCACCGAGCGGGCCCCGCGGGGCCCGGAAGGGGCGCGCGGGCTGGAGCACGTCATGGGGGTCTACACCCTCTGGCGCAACCGTCCGCGCCCGGTGCGGGACGCCGCCCGGAAGTTCCTCATCGACCTGGTCCTGAGCTACGACCCGGACGTGGCGGCGCGCGAGGGGTGGCCGCCCGGGAAGTTCCACGCCAGCCAGGCCTACGACTACCCGACCTTCCTGAACGCCATCCCCAAGGCGAAGCGCCTGGCCTACCTGCGCGACGACCCCGTGAGCAAGGCGGCGGGGGACCGCAAGGACAAGCTGGTCACCATCGAGACCGCCTACGAGTGGGCGCACAACGTCGGGTGGCCGGGGCCGTCGAGTGCCGCCATCGACGAGGTCTTCAACACCTGGATCATCAACACGATGTTCGCCCGCGTGGCCCAGGGCGTGGACACGCCGGAGCAGGCGCTCGCGGCCGCGGCGGCGCAGATCCGCCGCGTCTTCGCCAAGTGGCGCGACCAGGGGCTGGTGGGCGGACGGCGGTAG